One region of Neisseria mucosa genomic DNA includes:
- a CDS encoding purine permease, with the protein MAETMKKQADSPDLVYGLEDKPPFGNALLSAITHLLAIFVPMITPALIVGGALELPVEMTAYLVSMAMVASGVGTYLQVNRFGPVGSGMLSIQSVNFSFVTVMIALGAGMKEGGLTKDAMISTLLGVSFVGAFLVCFSAWLLPYLKKVITPTVSGVVVMLIGLSLVHVGITDFGGGFGAKTSDTFGSMENLGLASLVLLIVLIFNCMKNPLLRMSGIAVGLIVGYIVALFLGKVDFSALQNLPLVTLPVPFKYGFAFDWHAFIVAGAIFLLSVFEAVGDLTATAMVSDQPIEGEEYTKRLRGGVLADGLVSVIATALGSLPLTTFAQNNGVIQMTGVASRHVGKYIAVILVLLGLFPVVGRAFTTIPSPVLGGAMVLMFGLIAIAGVRILVSHGIRRREAVIAATSVGLGLGVAFEPEVFKNLPVLFQNSISAGGITAVILNLLLPEDKTDKVVKIDTEGLEH; encoded by the coding sequence ATGGCTGAAACAATGAAAAAACAGGCGGATTCGCCTGATTTGGTGTACGGTTTGGAGGATAAACCGCCATTCGGAAATGCCTTATTAAGCGCGATAACGCATCTTCTGGCGATTTTTGTGCCGATGATTACGCCCGCGCTGATTGTGGGCGGCGCGCTGGAATTGCCGGTGGAGATGACGGCGTATCTCGTGTCGATGGCGATGGTGGCGTCGGGTGTCGGCACTTATTTGCAGGTCAACCGCTTCGGACCGGTCGGTTCGGGGATGCTGTCTATCCAGTCGGTGAATTTCTCGTTCGTTACCGTCATGATTGCGCTCGGCGCGGGGATGAAAGAGGGCGGTTTGACTAAGGATGCGATGATTTCGACGCTGTTGGGCGTATCGTTTGTCGGCGCGTTTTTGGTGTGCTTCTCGGCATGGCTTCTGCCGTATTTGAAGAAAGTGATTACGCCGACAGTCAGCGGCGTAGTCGTGATGCTGATTGGCTTGAGTTTGGTACACGTCGGCATTACTGATTTCGGCGGTGGCTTCGGCGCGAAGACGAGCGACACGTTCGGCTCGATGGAAAACTTGGGACTGGCGTCGCTGGTGTTGCTGATTGTGTTGATATTCAACTGCATGAAAAATCCGCTGCTGCGTATGAGCGGCATCGCAGTCGGGCTGATTGTCGGCTACATTGTCGCGCTGTTTTTGGGCAAGGTAGACTTTTCCGCGCTGCAAAACCTGCCGCTGGTTACGCTGCCCGTACCGTTTAAATATGGCTTTGCTTTCGACTGGCACGCATTTATTGTGGCGGGCGCGATTTTCCTGTTGAGCGTATTTGAAGCGGTCGGCGATTTGACTGCGACGGCAATGGTGTCCGACCAGCCGATTGAAGGCGAGGAATACACCAAACGCCTGCGCGGCGGCGTGTTGGCGGACGGCTTGGTATCGGTGATTGCGACGGCTTTGGGTTCGCTGCCGCTGACCACCTTCGCGCAAAACAACGGCGTGATTCAGATGACCGGCGTGGCTTCGCGCCATGTGGGCAAATATATTGCCGTGATTTTGGTGTTGCTGGGTTTGTTCCCCGTCGTCGGACGCGCGTTTACGACGATTCCGAGTCCGGTTCTCGGCGGCGCGATGGTTTTGATGTTCGGCTTGATTGCGATTGCGGGCGTGCGGATTTTGGTCAGCCACGGCATCCGCAGGCGCGAAGCGGTAATTGCGGCGACTTCGGTCGGTCTGGGCTTGGGCGTGGCGTTTGAGCCGGAAGTGTTTAAGAACCTGCCCGTCTTGTTCCAAAACTCCATTTCCGCCGGCGGCATCACGGCAGTTATCCTGAACCTGCTTTTGCCGGAAGATAAAACCGATAAGGTCGTCAAAATCGATACCGAGGGGCTGGAGCATTAA
- a CDS encoding helix-turn-helix domain-containing protein, giving the protein MLFLIDYTLHFKYQAVLHYLHIRSQQRTADHYGISRTHLRRWIRAYQEGGIGALEHPQSKTMPQHRKNPFIADKPDQEKTQAELIEELCYMRAEVAYLKELKALSQKRTEKDKAKPSKH; this is encoded by the coding sequence ATTTTATTTTTAATTGACTATACATTACACTTCAAATACCAAGCCGTACTCCACTATCTGCATATACGCAGCCAACAGCGTACTGCAGACCACTACGGCATTTCCCGAACCCACCTGAGACGATGGATACGCGCCTATCAAGAAGGCGGTATCGGCGCACTCGAACATCCCCAATCCAAAACCATGCCCCAACACCGCAAAAACCCCTTCATCGCAGATAAACCCGACCAAGAAAAAACACAGGCAGAGCTTATCGAAGAGTTGTGCTATATGCGCGCAGAGGTCGCCTACCTAAAGGAGTTAAAAGCCCTCAGCCAAAAGCGGACCGAAAAGGACAAAGCCAAACCGTCCAAACACTGA
- a CDS encoding IS630 family transposase (programmed frameshift), giving the protein MAYSADLRNKALNYYEQCKNISQTAATFNLSRNTLYLWIRLKKQTGSLKHQVTGLNAVKLDRQKLAQYVGQHPDAYLHEIAKHFDCTPAAVCYALKQMGMTRKKRPTTYKEQDPAKVTHYLTQLAEFSDYQRVYLDETGFDRYLFRPYARSQKGQIVKAQISGKRYRRLSLVSAQVGNRLIAPMVYQNTMTGVFFEAWFQQCLLPALTQKSVIILDNARFHRMGVLREMAEKWGHKVLPLAPYSPELNPIEKVWANIKRYLRTVLSDYARFDDALLSYFDFN; this is encoded by the exons ATGGCATACTCTGCGGACTTAAGAAACAAAGCTTTAAACTATTACGAACAATGCAAAAACATCAGCCAAACCGCAGCAACATTTAACTTGTCAAGAAACACGCTTTACCTGTGGATTCGCCTTAAAAAACAAACAGGCAGCCTAAAACATCAAGTTACCGGTCTAAATGCCGTCAAATTGGATAGGCAAAAACTGGCTCAATATGTTGGGCAACACCCGGATGCCTATCTGCATGAAATCGCCAAACATTTTGATTGTACGCCAGCCGCCGTTTGCTATGCACTCAAACAGATGGGAATGACGCGCAAAAAAAGAC CCACCACTTACAAAGAACAAGATCCGGCCAAAGTAACGCATTATTTGACACAGCTGGCCGAATTTTCCGACTACCAACGTGTTTATTTGGATGAAACAGGATTTGACCGCTACCTGTTCCGTCCCTATGCCCGCAGCCAGAAAGGGCAAATAGTGAAAGCGCAGATAAGTGGAAAAAGATACCGACGCTTATCTCTGGTGTCCGCACAAGTCGGCAACCGGCTGATTGCTCCGATGGTTTATCAAAATACGATGACCGGAGTCTTTTTTGAAGCGTGGTTTCAGCAATGCCTACTGCCCGCATTGACTCAAAAATCGGTGATTATTTTAGATAATGCACGATTTCACCGTATGGGTGTTTTACGGGAAATGGCGGAAAAATGGGGACATAAGGTATTGCCTCTTGCACCTTATTCACCTGAGCTCAACCCGATTGAGAAGGTGTGGGCAAATATTAAGCGGTATCTGCGAACCGTATTGTCTGATTACGCCCGATTTGACGATGCGCTACTGTCCTATTTTGATTTTAATTAA
- a CDS encoding aldose 1-epimerase translates to MFTLKTDNDRLLLASADLRAEIYLYGGLLNRYEIRRPDGTWFNIIKAYDTPQHARESLTEWFRSGKLSPYACRLRHGKYNFDGKAYQCGKFKLAEHAAHGLMYDREFTLVNSHADGQSAEVEIRADYAQDDSGYPFPFSLTVRYLLSADGLSIRSTVRNQGTTAMPLADGWHPYFTLGGKTDDWSLEIDSSKRLGFDADLVPDGSMIDDTRFQTTSSLAGIELDNSFVLARQKPAACTLSGKGLTLSIYPDASYPYLQIFTPSTRDTIAIENLSGAPDCFNNGLGLIKLDAGEEAAFETRYHIAANRP, encoded by the coding sequence ATGTTCACACTCAAAACCGACAACGACCGCCTGCTGCTCGCCTCAGCCGATTTGCGTGCGGAAATTTATCTCTACGGCGGGCTGCTCAACCGCTACGAAATCCGCCGCCCCGACGGCACATGGTTCAACATCATCAAAGCCTACGACACCCCGCAACACGCCCGCGAGAGCCTGACCGAATGGTTCCGCAGCGGCAAGCTCAGCCCGTACGCCTGCCGCCTGCGCCACGGCAAATACAACTTTGACGGCAAAGCGTATCAGTGCGGCAAATTCAAACTCGCCGAACACGCGGCACACGGTTTGATGTATGACCGCGAGTTTACCCTCGTCAACAGCCATGCCGACGGCCAATCCGCCGAAGTCGAAATCCGCGCAGATTACGCACAAGACGACAGCGGCTATCCCTTCCCCTTCAGCCTGACCGTCCGCTACCTCCTCAGCGCAGACGGCTTAAGCATCCGCTCTACCGTCCGCAACCAAGGCACGACCGCCATGCCGCTCGCAGACGGCTGGCACCCCTATTTCACACTCGGCGGCAAAACCGACGATTGGTCGCTGGAAATCGACAGCAGCAAACGCTTGGGCTTCGATGCCGATTTGGTTCCCGACGGCAGCATGATCGACGACACCCGTTTTCAGACGACCTCAAGCTTGGCAGGCATCGAATTGGACAACAGCTTTGTCTTGGCACGCCAAAAGCCCGCCGCCTGCACGCTTTCAGGCAAAGGACTGACCCTGAGCATTTACCCCGACGCATCCTATCCCTACCTGCAAATCTTCACCCCATCGACCCGCGACACCATCGCCATCGAAAACCTCAGCGGCGCACCCGACTGTTTCAACAACGGCTTAGGGTTAATCAAGCTGGACGCGGGAGAAGAAGCCGCATTTGAAACGCGCTACCATATCGCAGCCAACCGTCCGTAA
- a CDS encoding rRNA pseudouridine synthase, protein MSKQPTSKRQWRDGAAPSAKKTAKPFKSKARPKDETRKTASKPYGQKVSDDLKPQNAPKQRAAKARKLVVRNPNQKIMERARDLKERRSDLSRMEPERLQKVLAASGVGSRREMEEWINNGWVTVNGKTAQLGDKVTPDDHVTVKGSIIKLKWADRLPRIILYYKQEGEIVSRDDPQGRVSIFDRLPQAASSRWVAIGRLDINTSGLLILTTSGELVQRFAHPSFEVEREYAVRVLGGLTTEQMRSLTEEGVMLEDGLAKVERIYEQGGEGANKWYNVVIKEGRNREVRRIFESQGLTVSRLVRVGFGPIGLPNRLKRGQFYELNPAEVANIIKWADMLLPGERRRKKS, encoded by the coding sequence ATGTCCAAGCAACCCACCAGCAAACGCCAATGGCGCGACGGCGCAGCCCCGTCTGCCAAGAAAACCGCCAAACCTTTCAAAAGCAAAGCCCGTCCCAAAGACGAAACGCGCAAAACCGCTTCCAAACCTTACGGACAAAAAGTTTCAGACGACCTCAAGCCGCAAAACGCCCCCAAACAGCGCGCCGCCAAAGCCAGAAAACTCGTCGTGCGCAACCCCAACCAAAAAATCATGGAACGCGCGCGCGATTTGAAAGAGCGCCGCAGCGACCTGTCGCGCATGGAACCCGAACGCCTGCAAAAAGTGCTTGCCGCGTCCGGCGTCGGTTCACGCCGCGAAATGGAAGAATGGATTAACAACGGCTGGGTAACGGTCAACGGCAAAACCGCGCAACTGGGCGACAAAGTCACCCCCGACGACCACGTTACCGTCAAAGGCAGCATCATCAAACTCAAATGGGCAGACCGCCTGCCGCGCATCATCCTGTATTACAAACAAGAAGGCGAAATCGTCTCCCGCGACGACCCACAAGGCCGCGTCAGCATCTTCGACCGCCTGCCGCAGGCCGCCAGCAGCCGCTGGGTCGCCATCGGACGCTTGGACATCAACACCAGCGGCCTGCTCATCCTGACCACCTCCGGCGAACTCGTCCAACGTTTCGCCCACCCCAGCTTCGAAGTTGAACGCGAATACGCCGTGCGCGTACTGGGCGGGCTGACCACCGAACAAATGCGCAGTCTCACCGAAGAAGGCGTGATGCTCGAAGACGGCTTGGCAAAAGTCGAACGCATCTACGAACAAGGCGGCGAAGGCGCAAACAAATGGTACAACGTTGTAATTAAAGAAGGCCGCAACCGCGAAGTACGCCGCATATTCGAAAGCCAAGGTCTCACCGTCAGCCGCCTCGTGCGTGTCGGCTTCGGCCCCATCGGCCTGCCCAACCGCCTCAAACGCGGACAGTTCTACGAACTCAACCCCGCCGAAGTCGCCAACATCATCAAATGGGCGGACATGCTGCTGCCGGGCGAACGCCGCCGGAAGAAATCCTGA
- a CDS encoding dUTP diphosphatase, with the protein MQTEVELKILNPKMADKLPAYATPGSAGLDLRACLDEAVTLQPGGTYLVPTGLAVHLANPDYAAVLLPRSGLGHKHGIVLGNLVGLIDSDYQGELKVSVWNRGKEAFTIEPMERIAQMVIVPVVQASFKVVDEFAASERGEGGFGSTGKA; encoded by the coding sequence ATGCAAACCGAAGTCGAACTGAAAATCCTCAATCCGAAAATGGCGGACAAACTGCCCGCCTACGCCACGCCGGGTTCCGCCGGACTGGACTTGCGCGCCTGTCTGGACGAAGCCGTTACCCTGCAACCGGGCGGTACTTATCTCGTTCCGACCGGTCTGGCGGTTCACCTTGCCAATCCCGACTACGCCGCCGTTTTGCTGCCGCGTTCCGGCCTGGGACACAAACACGGCATCGTCTTGGGCAACTTGGTCGGACTGATCGACTCGGACTATCAGGGCGAACTCAAAGTCTCCGTGTGGAACAGGGGCAAAGAAGCGTTTACCATCGAGCCGATGGAACGCATCGCGCAAATGGTCATCGTCCCCGTCGTCCAAGCCTCGTTTAAAGTCGTGGACGAATTTGCCGCCAGCGAACGCGGCGAAGGCGGCTTCGGCAGCACGGGCAAAGCCTAA
- a CDS encoding succinyldiaminopimelate transaminase, whose product MNPLLDQLQPYPFARLREAMQGVNPPEGVTPVHLHIGEPKHPTPEVITNALTASLHELEKYPLTAGLPELRQACADWLRRRYDGLTVNPDTEVLPVLGSREALFSFVQTVLNPASDDLKPVILSPNPFYQIYEGAAILGGGEIRFANCPAPSFKPDWKSITGDVWQRTKVMFVCSPNNPSGSVLQLEDWQEIFDLQDKYGFIIASDECYSEIYFDGNKPIGGLQAAAQLGRGNRNIVMFTSLSKRSNVPGLRSGFVAGDAELLKNFLLYRTYHGSAMSIPVQRASIAAWNDEEHVIANRRLYQEKFDRVIPILQQAFDVKLPDASFYIWLKVPDGDDLAFAKNLWQKAAIQVLPGRFLARDTEWGNPGEGYVRIALVADVDSCVKAAETIVSLYR is encoded by the coding sequence ATGAACCCACTACTCGACCAGCTCCAACCCTATCCGTTTGCCCGCCTGCGCGAAGCCATGCAGGGCGTTAATCCTCCCGAAGGTGTCACCCCCGTCCACCTTCACATCGGCGAACCGAAACACCCTACCCCCGAAGTCATCACCAATGCGCTGACCGCCTCGCTGCACGAACTGGAAAAATACCCCCTGACAGCAGGTCTGCCCGAGCTGCGTCAGGCCTGTGCCGACTGGCTGCGCCGCCGTTACGACGGACTGACCGTCAACCCCGATACAGAAGTCCTGCCCGTACTCGGCAGCCGCGAAGCCTTGTTTTCCTTCGTTCAAACCGTCTTAAACCCCGCTTCAGACGACCTCAAACCCGTCATCCTCAGCCCCAACCCGTTCTACCAAATCTACGAAGGCGCAGCCATCCTCGGCGGCGGCGAAATCCGTTTTGCCAACTGCCCTGCCCCGTCCTTCAAGCCCGATTGGAAAAGCATCACCGGAGACGTATGGCAACGCACCAAAGTCATGTTCGTCTGTTCGCCCAACAACCCCAGCGGCAGCGTCCTGCAACTGGAAGACTGGCAAGAAATCTTTGATCTGCAAGACAAATACGGTTTCATCATCGCTTCCGACGAATGTTATTCCGAAATCTATTTCGACGGCAACAAACCCATAGGCGGCTTACAGGCGGCAGCGCAATTAGGACGCGGCAACCGCAATATCGTTATGTTCACCAGCCTCTCCAAACGTTCCAACGTTCCCGGACTGCGCTCCGGCTTTGTCGCAGGCGATGCCGAATTGCTTAAAAACTTCCTGCTCTACCGCACCTACCACGGCAGCGCGATGAGCATCCCCGTCCAACGCGCCAGCATCGCCGCGTGGAACGACGAAGAACACGTCATTGCCAACCGCCGCCTATACCAGGAAAAATTCGATCGCGTCATCCCCATTTTGCAGCAGGCATTCGATGTCAAACTGCCCGACGCATCATTCTACATCTGGCTGAAAGTCCCCGATGGCGACGATTTGGCATTTGCCAAAAACCTCTGGCAAAAAGCCGCCATCCAAGTCCTCCCCGGCCGCTTCCTCGCCCGCGATACCGAATGGGGCAACCCCGGTGAAGGCTACGTCCGCATCGCCTTGGTCGCCGATGTCGACAGCTGCGTCAAAGCCGCTGAAACCATCGTTTCCCTGTATCGCTGA
- the pdxH gene encoding pyridoxamine 5'-phosphate oxidase — MDLHNIREDYSKRELSESECYADPIVQFEQWLNEAIHSQVNEPTAVNVASVGEDGRPNSRMVLLKEVNPQGFVFFSNYLSRKGRSFDAHPFAAMTFFWPELERQVRVEGRIEKLDAAASDEYFDSRPYTSRIGAWASAQSEVLSSKAMLVAKAAAVGAKHPLHVPRPPHWGGYLVIPDRIEFWQGRPSRLHDRIQYRLVDGNWIRERLSP; from the coding sequence ATGGATTTGCACAATATCCGCGAAGATTACAGCAAGCGCGAACTGTCGGAATCGGAATGCTATGCTGACCCGATTGTCCAGTTCGAGCAATGGCTGAACGAGGCGATTCATTCGCAAGTCAACGAGCCGACCGCCGTCAACGTCGCCTCGGTGGGCGAAGACGGCAGGCCGAACAGCCGCATGGTGCTGCTGAAAGAAGTCAATCCGCAGGGATTTGTGTTTTTCAGCAATTACTTAAGCCGCAAAGGACGCTCGTTTGACGCGCATCCGTTTGCCGCCATGACGTTTTTCTGGCCGGAGCTGGAGCGGCAGGTGCGCGTTGAAGGACGCATCGAAAAACTGGATGCCGCCGCTTCGGACGAATATTTCGACAGCCGCCCCTACACCAGCCGTATCGGTGCATGGGCAAGCGCGCAAAGCGAAGTGTTGTCGAGCAAAGCGATGTTGGTTGCCAAAGCCGCTGCCGTAGGCGCGAAACACCCGCTGCACGTCCCGCGCCCACCGCATTGGGGCGGCTATCTCGTCATTCCCGACCGCATCGAATTCTGGCAGGGCCGCCCCAGCCGCCTGCACGACCGCATCCAATACCGTTTGGTTGACGGCAACTGGATACGCGAGCGGCTGTCGCCTTAA
- a CDS encoding nitronate monooxygenase produces MQNNFDPLHIRGKSLIPVVQGGMGVGVSASKLSSAVARENGVGTIASVDLRHLHDDLLAESKINPSEEKYTRLNCTALDREIQKAKADANGKGMIAVNVMKAVKDHAAYVRQACESGADAIVMGAGLPLDLPEMTEGYHKDVALFPILSESRGIGIVLKRWMKKGVLPDAIVIEHPAHAAGHLGAASVAGVNDAKFEFKRVIEETFEVFKNLGLESEKIPLILAGGMANFEKVKTALKNWGASAVQIGTAFAVTEEGDAHINFKKTLAGAETEHVVEFMSVAGLPARGVRTKFLDSYIKRESKLQANAKADPRRCTQGLNCLTSCGLRDGLAKAGQFCIDIQLSAAFRGEVDKGLFFRGKDPLPFGNAIRTVQETIQYLLNGALPAAAK; encoded by the coding sequence ATGCAAAACAACTTCGACCCATTGCACATCCGAGGCAAATCATTGATTCCCGTCGTCCAAGGCGGGATGGGCGTGGGCGTTTCCGCATCGAAACTCTCCAGCGCGGTCGCCCGCGAAAACGGTGTCGGCACGATTGCCAGCGTCGATTTGCGCCACCTGCATGACGACCTGCTCGCCGAATCCAAAATCAACCCGAGTGAAGAAAAATACACCCGACTCAACTGTACCGCGCTTGACCGTGAAATCCAAAAAGCCAAAGCCGACGCAAACGGCAAAGGCATGATTGCCGTCAACGTCATGAAGGCCGTCAAAGACCACGCCGCCTATGTCCGCCAAGCCTGCGAATCGGGTGCGGACGCGATTGTGATGGGCGCGGGATTGCCGCTGGATTTGCCCGAAATGACCGAGGGTTATCACAAAGATGTCGCCCTGTTCCCGATTTTGTCCGAATCGCGCGGTATCGGCATCGTATTGAAACGCTGGATGAAAAAAGGTGTTTTGCCCGACGCCATCGTTATCGAACATCCCGCACACGCTGCCGGACACTTGGGCGCGGCAAGCGTGGCAGGTGTGAACGATGCCAAGTTTGAATTCAAACGCGTCATCGAAGAAACTTTCGAAGTATTCAAGAACTTAGGTCTTGAAAGTGAAAAAATCCCGCTCATCCTCGCCGGTGGCATGGCGAACTTTGAAAAAGTCAAAACCGCGCTGAAAAACTGGGGCGCATCCGCCGTCCAAATCGGCACGGCGTTTGCGGTTACCGAAGAAGGCGATGCCCACATCAACTTCAAAAAAACGCTGGCAGGCGCAGAAACCGAGCATGTTGTCGAATTTATGTCCGTCGCCGGACTGCCCGCACGCGGTGTGCGCACCAAATTCCTAGACAGCTACATCAAGCGCGAATCCAAGCTGCAAGCCAATGCCAAAGCCGACCCGCGCCGCTGTACGCAAGGCTTGAACTGTCTGACCAGCTGCGGCCTGCGCGACGGTTTGGCAAAAGCCGGACAATTCTGCATTGATATCCAACTCTCTGCCGCTTTCCGTGGCGAAGTCGATAAGGGCTTGTTTTTCCGAGGTAAAGACCCGCTACCGTTTGGCAACGCCATCCGCACGGTGCAAGAAACCATCCAATATCTGCTCAACGGCGCTCTTCCCGCAGCAGCTAAATAA